A genomic stretch from Mycosarcoma maydis chromosome 3, whole genome shotgun sequence includes:
- a CDS encoding phosphatidylglycerophosphatase: MGNLSGVVAVLAVMVRPSLVVPHVQVPDIRHLDWEALHANGVRYLVFDKDNCLTAPHSDVLEPSISEAWQRCQRVFGRENILIVSNSSGSSDDPSGLGAESLSRALNVPVLCHKHKKPALGCATEALEYFVALSHDRETTLAHAQQMPPGSASIEAGSSRQSKKYLRERRRIIKTQIPVDQGSHGSILLVGDRIMTDIVVAHRMNDELWRRRKKLGLGTAQPDASTSRPSPQCISVLTTGIWAYEGRLNAMMRRLERRATSFLIGKAFQPGAPGLLSFNKSASHTGIEWQKIATVRVADSKALMTSPAETDEARFAYTRDHLPATSPIEPTLGAILIATIVRPLPPRFASVVTRMLNSRPLVWFSTNLRDGWNVMIRGLDFGVRQTGIQAHSHRSRVIAHLAQASTSTCSHHATAPSTRSGIELDEVAPRSRAEIKKHESAASLADYIESRIPRISTTWLPAMNGAAQQLRNRLSNATAPAISAQSLLARTCARKSTCATNATVERRTFCSAARRQQQMPRNVGRGGRPRVPMRNWIAAFSALVIVPGSYYLGMRLHDLKDTKAIDLNQPLAPTRAAPLLDHEQHRLRDAELIREAAHPDASRALLKASADRKSELELTLFHLVRERDDILDKLKRVQQRTVDASS, encoded by the coding sequence ATGGGCAACCTCTCCGGAGTCGTGGCCGTTCTTGCGGTCATGGTTCGCCCGTCTTTGGTGGTGCCTCACGTCCAAGTCCCCGACATTCGCCACCTCGACTGGGAAGCGCTCCATGCCAACGGCGTGCGCTACCTCGTATTTGACAAGGACAACTGCCTCACAGCGCCACACTCGGACGTGCTCGAGCCGTCTATCTCAGAAGCATGGCAGCGCTGTCAGCGTGTCTTTGGTCGCGAGAacatcctcatcgtcagcaATTCGAGCGGCTCTTCCGACGATCCCTCCGGTTTGGGTGCTGAATCACTCAGCCGCGCTCTCAACGTCCCCGTCCTCTGTCATAAGCACAAGAAACCTGCGCTAGGATGCGCCACGGAAGCTCTCGAGTACTTTGTTGCTCTCTCACATGACCGTGAGACAACTCTGGCCCACGCACAGCAGATGCCACCTGGttccgcctcgatcgaaGCCGGATCTAGTCGCCAAAGCAAGAAGTACTTGCGCGAAAGGCGCAGAATCATCAAAACTCAGATTCCAGTGGATCAGGGATCCCACGGGAGTATCTTGCTGGTCGGCGATCGTATCATGACCGACATCGTGGTGGCGCACCGTATGAACGACGAGCTCTGGCGGAGAAGGAAAAAGCTTGGACTTGGCACAGCGCAGCCTGATGCATCGACTTCGAGACCTTCACCACAATGTATTTCGGTGCTGACAACAGGGATATGGGCGTACGAAGGCCGTCTTAACGCCATGATGCGACGGCTCGAGAGGCGAGCGACATCGTTTTTGATCGGCAAGGCTTTTCAGCCCGGAGCACCTGGTCTGCTTTCTTTCAACAAGTCTGCATCGCACACAGGCATCGAATGGCAAAAAATTGCTACTGTTCGCGTCGCAGATTCTAAAGCGCTGATGACGAGTCctgccgagaccgacgaAGCTCGATTCGCGTACACGCGAGACCATCTACCAGCAACGTCACCGATCGAGCCGACACTCGGCGCCATTCTCATTGCGACCATCGTGCGACCTTTACCGCCTCGTTTCGCGTCGGTCGTCACACGAATGCTGAACAGCAGGCCTCTTGTATGGTTCTCGACAAATTTGCGCGATGGCTGGAACGTGATGATCCGGGGACTTGATTTCGGCGTTCGTCAGACAGGCATTCAGGCGCACTCTCATCGTAGCAGAGTGATTGCGCATTTGGCTCAAGCTTCGACATCCACTTGTTCGCATCATGCGACCGCTCCATCGACGCGCTCTgggatcgagctcgacgaggtaGCGCCAaggagcagagcagagaTCAAAAAGCACGAAAGTGCAGCATCACTCGCGGATTACATCGAGTCACGGATTCCACGCATCTCGACCACTTGGCTGCCAGCAATGAATGGTGCTGCGCAACAACTGCGTAACCGTCTCAGCAACGCAACAGCGCCAGCGATTTCAGCACAGTCGCTCCTCGCTCGGACTTGCGCGCGCAAATCCACGTGTGCAACAAACGCAACAGTCGAACGACGAACATTTTGCAGTGCAGCCAGGCGACAACAGCAGATGCCTCGCAACGTAGGTCGCGGTGGACGGCCTCGCGTGCCCATGCGTAATTGGATCGCCGCGTTTTCCGCACTCGTCATTGTACCCGGTAGCTACTACCTCGGTATGCGACTGCATGATCTCAAGGATACCAAGGCGATCGATCTGAACCAACCACTTGCCCCGACCCGAGCGGCTCCCTTATTGGAtcacgagcagcatcggTTGCGCGATGCAGAGCTCATCCGTGAAGCCGCGCACCCAGATGCGTCCAGAGCGTTGCTCAAGGCGTCAGCGGATAGGAAGAGCGAGTTGGAATTGACTCTGTTCCATCTCGTgcgcgagcgagacgatATTCTGGACAAACTCAAACGCGTTCAGCAGCGAACGGTCGATGCATCGTCGTAG
- a CDS encoding uncharacterized protein (related to branched chain alpha-ketoacid dehydrogenase kinase) — protein MDSEADLGRHFYLNKVLEQWAAKPATRMTLRQLIFFGRTLGRDREKILKSANYVRTELPVRIAHRIRDLQALPFVVMTNQHLEDVYQKYWSAFETFRRFPHIKTMDDNERFCNLLRRLLDDHLTIIPSLTIGIVESSHHLGAKQLDKFMERMLRSRISRRVLAEQHIALSEALDDPFHFFNEPVRRTEGEEDSESHASTDEVGDHVGIIYTRLSVASVVNKGIKLLTQMFTNVQGVGKHRIPEVKVDGDLKARFAYIPEHLEYIVFELLKNAIRATIRKHAPEQQTGVVRVTIVEGPPEEDLIIRISDSGGGLPDLMTQLSSPSRSGAAAAMKPTAATPMFASGAAGGVANNVAAEPSLQMDAQYPIPFPDTGHIGGYPPRGSRARLLHRDDETIPVTLSDDTMAGTMQVDVSSFYAEPWAQDSLPSSRTWSARGGVGSAGGTGGSTPPNEFGTVGTSTTSTQGYSDPLIDALCSFSNVRKRLEIEARLRGASQDSTASANYGLSSTAPHASCSSATTSAAADLNSAGLGTRDRFDALKSIGKFKGTVTEQVAKPSTSNRKPLAMEGTGPAALHTVHVETGLGLPMAKVYCDFFGGSLSFRSLDGHSTDIYVRLPKLGTNKETIEEIVL, from the coding sequence ATGGATTCGGAAGCAGACCTTGGGCGCCACTTTTACCTGAACAAGGTGCTTGAACAATGGGCAGCCAAGCCGGCTACACGCATGACGCTTCGTCAGCTCATCTTCTTTGGTCGCACCCtcggtcgagatcgagagaAGATCCTCAAATCCGCCAACTACGTTCGCACCGAACTGCCAGTTCGAATCGCGCACCGTATTCGTGATCTCCAAGCACTTCCGTTTGTGGTCATGACAAACCAGCACCTCGAAGACGTCTATCAAAAATACTGGTCCGCTTTCGAGACGTTCCGTCGGTTCCCGCACATCAAGACAATGGACGATAACGAAAGGTTCTGCAATTTGCTGAGGCGCTTGCTGGATGATCATCTGACCATCATTCCAAGCCTGACCATCGGCATCGTGGAAAGTTCGCACCATCTTGGAGCAAAGCAGCTGGATAAGTTCATGGAGCGCATGCTGAGAAGTCGCATATCCAGACGCGTGCTCGCTGAACAACATATCGCCTTGAGCGAGGCATTGGACGATCCATTCCATTTCTTCAACGAGCCTGTACGCAGAACCGAGGGTGAAGAAGACTCGGAATCGCACGCTAGTACGGACGAAGTCGGTGACCATGTTGGCATTATTTACACTCGGCTCAGCGTAGCAAGCGTGGTCAACAAGGGCATCAAGCTTCTGACACAGATGTTTACCAATGTACAGGGGGTGGGGAAGCATCGGATACCAGAGGTCAAGGTGGATGGTGACTTGAAGGCGAGGTTTGCGTACATTCCAGAGCATCTGGAGTACATTGTTTTCGAGTTGCTCAAGAACGCGATTCGCGCGACCATCAGGAAGCACGCTccagagcagcagacggGTGTGGTGAGGGTGACAATTGTCGAAGGGCCGCCAGAGGAAGATTTGATCATCAGGATCAGCGATTCAGGCGGTGGGCTGCCGGATTTGATGACTCAGCTGTCGTCGCCTTCGCGTTCTggagcagcggcggcgatgAAGCCGACTGCTGCGACACCGATGTTTGCCAGTGGTGCAGCGGGAGGGGTAGCAAACAATGTGGCTGCTGAGCCAAGTCTGCAAATGGATGCGCAGTATCCCATCCCTTTCCCTGACACAGGTCACATTGGTGGCTATCCGCCGCGTGGATCTCGAGCGCGCCTACTACACCGCGACGATGAGACGATCCCAGTGACACTGTCCGACGACACCATGGCAGGAACGATGCAAGTCGACGTCTCATCGTTCTACGCTGAACCATGGGCACAAGACTCGCTGCCCTCGTCGCGCACGTGGTCTGCACGTGGAGGCGTTGGTTCGGCTGGCGGAACAGGCGGATCGACACCTCCGAACGAGTTCGGCACGGTTGGTACATCTACCACTAGCACGCAAGGCTACTCTGATCCACTCATCGATGCTCTGTGTTCGTTTAGCAATGTAcgcaagcgtctcgagaTTGAAGCGCGCCTCAGAGGTGCTTCACAGGACTCGACCGCGTCTGCCAACTATGGGCTTTCCTCCACCGCCCCACATGCTTCCTGCTCTTCGGCCACAAcaagcgctgcagcagacCTCAACTCTGCAGGCCTCGGCACACGAGATCGATTCGACGcgctcaagtcgatcgGAAAATTCAAAGGGACCGTCACAGAACAAGTAGCCAAGCCTTCCACTTCGAACCGCAAACCGCTCGCCATGGAGGGAACAGGCCCCGCCGCTCTGCACACAGTCCACGTCGAGACAGGCCTCGGATTGCCCATGGCCAAAGTGTACTGCGACTTCTTTGGCGGGAGCTTGAGTTTCCGAAGTTTGGACGGTCACTCTACCGATATATACGTGAGGTTGCCAAAGTTGGGCACGAACAAGGAGACAATTGAAGAGATTGTCTTGTAG
- a CDS encoding uncharacterized protein (related to ABC transporter protein) — protein sequence MLAPRPPRQGSLGCMGSRPLLMLVSALIICVTFLTNVDAARTTTTRGMAPALNRRYAQAYTSIFSNASIADIPGRPPNCPPCPEPDCFNCQLPAYECYQFGECNEYDGLCKCPVGFGGPDCLSPLCGSPADGSKRFPKGEPGENKSCQCSDGWHGLNCNVCKTDAACSNFLLGGERLGENGTCYDGGATIQQSFQECDVTNQKIVDMLPGRPPQVTFSCDKSDASCNFQFWIGARESFYCGLSDCQESIEIGKSSNRTSYDCKKVSCQCIPGRMLCGESGSIDISEFLTEEIKGPGKMSCKADPDGVRKCRFEEPGMNGLISDVFGDEAIFITCKSGECIHFSQVPGYQVPIAPEKPVTWVVISAIAAILIVILSISLLWMLGRHYKDDEVRLGNVRLPEEEADLMKDHIPAALHWENVGYRIGSKALLDGITGSVKPGEVMAIVGASGAGKTTFLDILARREKRGITSGTVLINGRKMSNQEYKRVVGFVDQEDLLMETLTVYETVLYSALLRLPRDMSLEAKKFRTLETMQELGILGIKDSRIGGSGFTAGGSKEGRGISGGEKRRVSIACELVTSPSILFCDEPTSGLDAYNAYNVVQSLVTLAKTYNRTVIFSIHQPRSNIVALFDKLLLLAEGRVVYSGPFNRCGDYFDQVGHPCPPGFNIADFLIDLTARRSPVATDDVEQDVEGGGSAGSSGPRNDTGIVTTGTSSRDESTELRTRRNSMVEDSSSSGGVRKKTSRIANGLRSAFANGQGNGHDVWIPALSSGKLVHLVNSFAESDMSNETKRELDAFLGRQSEGVVNELPDVGSQSSLLRSYKKAGLWTQFKILSGRAFKNLYRDPILMFAHFGLAIVLALFCGVLYHGVTNDIAGFQNRLGLFFFILSLFGFSCLTSLGVFANERALFVRERSNGYYSPLTYFTSKLLFDMLPLRVVPPFLFGGCVYFLVGLVPGVAEFWKFVLTLVLFSLCASSAVFLISIAIEDTGVANLVGSLTMLFSLLFAGLLINRDRIPAYLRWLQHLSFFHAAYEALIVNELRNLSLKEHKYGIDIEVPAASIISSFGFNSQAFWFPDIVTLAALFGAFTLASLVWLVLFVRERK from the coding sequence ATGCTAGCTCCCCGGCCGCCTCGGCAAGGTTCGCTTGGATGTATGGGGTCGAGGCCACTGCTTATGCTTGTATCGGCGCTCATCATATGCGTCACATTTCTGACCAACGTGGATGCAGCTCGTACCACAACCACTCGAGGTATGGCTCCGGCTCTCAATCGCAGATATGCACAAGCATACACTTCGATCTTCAGCAACGCATCCATCGCTGACATCCCTGGAAGGCCACCAAATTGTCCACCATGTCCTGAACCTGACTGTTTCAATTGTCAGCTGCCAGCATACGAATGCTACCAGTTCGGAGAGTGCAACGAATACGACGGCCTATGCAAATGTCCTGTCGGGTTTGGTGGACCTGACTGTCTGTCACCTCTCTGTGGATCACCAGCTGACGGATCCAAGCGTTTCCCCAAGGGAGAGCCTGGTGAGAACAAGTCTTGCCAGTGTTCGGATGGCTGGCACGGTCTCAACTGCAATGTCTGTAAGACAGACGCCGCTTGCTCCAattttcttcttggcggcGAGCGTCTCGGCGAGAACGGCACTTGCTACGATGGCGGTGCTACAATCCAGCAAAGCTTTCAAGAGTGCGATGTGACCAACCAAAAGATCGTCGACATGCTTCCTGGTCGTCCGCCACAAGTCACGTTCAGCTGCGATAAGAGCGATGCCAGCTGCAATTTTCAATTCTGGATCGGTGCTCGTGAATCTTTCTACTGCGGCCTTAGTGACTGCCAAGAGTCGATCGAAATTGGTAAATCTTCCAACCGAACTTCGTACGATTGCAAGAAGGTTAGCTGCCAGTGCATTCCTGGCCGCATGCTATGTGGCGAGTCAGGAAGCATCGACATCTCAGAGTTTCTTACTGAAGAGATCAAAGGCCCAGGAAAGATGTCGTGCAAGGCGGATCCCGATGGTGTTCGCAAGTGTCGCTTTGAAGAGCCGGGGATGAATGGTCTCATCTCGGATGTTTTCGGAGACGAAGCCATCTTCATCACTTGCAAGTCCGGAGAGTGTATCCACTTCAGCCAAGTGCCCGGCTACCAGGTGCCCATTGCGCCCGAGAAACCAGTCACTTGGGTAGTCATCAGCGCCATCGCCGCCATTTTGATCGTCATCCTCTCAATCAGCTTGCTTTGGATGCTAGGACGTCACtacaaggacgacgaggtgcgcCTCGGTAACGTACGCCTACCagaggaggaagcagaTCTCATGAAAGATCACATTCCCGCTGCACTTCATTGGGAGAATGTCGGCTATCGGATCGGCTCGAAAGCGCTGCTAGATGGTATCACGGGCTCCGTCAAGCCCGGCGAAGTCATGGCTATCGTCGGTGCCAGTGGCGCCGGAAAAACAACCTTCCTTGACATCCTTGCTCGACGCGAAAAGCGTGGAATCACTTCTGGTACCGTGCTCATCAACGGCAGGAAAATGTCAAATCAGGAATACAAGCGTGTCGTCGGCTTTGTGGATCAGGAGGATCTGCTCATGGAAACATTGACCGTCTACGAGACAGTGCTCTACTCGGCTCTTTTGCGCCTGCCTAGAGACATGTCgctcgaggccaagaaATTCCGCACGCTCGAGACTATGCAAGAGCTTGGCATTCTCGGTATCAAAGACAGCCGCATCGGTGGCTCAGGCTTCACTGCTGGTGGCAGCAAAGAGGGGCGTGGCATCAGCGGCGGTGAGAAGCGTCGGGTTTCAATCGCCTGCGAACTCGTGACGAGTCCGAGCATTCTGTTTTGCGACGAGCCGACGTCGGGCTTGGATGCGTACAATGCGTACAATGTGGTACAGTCGCTCGTGACGCTTGCCAAGACGTACAATCGCACTGTAATCTTTTCGATCCACCAGCCGAGGTCCAACATCGTCGCCTTGTTCGACaagctcctgctgctggcagAGGGCCGCGTGGTATACTCAGGTCCGTTCAACCGCTGCGGAGACTACTTTGACCAGGTTGGCCATCCCTGTCCACCAGGTTTTAACATTGCCGACTTCTTGATTGATCTCACCGCTCGTCGTAGCCCTGTGGCGACagatgatgtcgagcaagatgtCGAGGGAGGTGGTTCGGCAGGCAGCTCGGGTCCACGGAACGATACCGGCATCGTCACGACTGGTACGAGCTCACGGGACGAATCCACCGAGCTCAGGACGAGGCGCAACTCGATGGTGGAAGACAGCTCTTCGTCTGGAGGTGTGCGCAAGAAGACAAGTCGAATTGCGAATGGGTTGCGCAGTGCGTTTGCCAATGGTCAGGGCAACGGTCACGATGTTTGGATTCCAGCGCTGAGCAGCGGAAAGCTGGTGCATCTGGTTAACTCGTTCGCCGAGTCGGACATGTCGAACGAGACCAagcgcgagcttgacgcATTCCTCGGACGGCAATCTGAAGGAGTGGTCAACGAGCTGCCAGACGTTGGCAGCCAAAGCTCGTTGCTGCGCTCGTACAAGAAGGCGGGCTTGTGGACGCAGTTCAAGATCCTGTCGGGACGCGCATTCAAGAACTTGTACCGCGATCCGATCCTCATGTTTGCGCACTTTGGACTGGCGATCGTGCTCGCGCTGTTTTGCGGCGTGCTGTACCACGGCGTAACTAACGACATTGCTGGATTCCAGAATCGACTGGGACTGTTTTTCTTTATTCTGTCGTTGTTCGGGTTTTCGTGCCTCACGTCGCTCGGCGTGTTCGCCAACGAACGTGCACTGTTTGTGCGCGAACGCAGCAACGGATATTACAGCCCGCTGACGTACTTTACGAGCAAACTGCTGTTCGACATGCTGCCGTTGCGCGTGGTTCCGCCATTCCTGTTCGGCGGATGCGTGTACTTCCTGGTTGGACTGGTGCCTGGAGTGGCCGAGTTTTGGAAGTTTGTGCTCACGCTCGTCCTGTTTTCGTTGTGCGCTTCGTCGGCTGTgttcttgatctcgatcgcTATCGAGGACACGGGCGTGGCAAATCTGGTGGGCTCGCTCACCATGCTTTTCTCGTTGCTCTTTGCCGGTCTGCTCATCAATCGAGATCGCATCCCTGCGTATCTGCGCTGGCTCCAACACCTCTCGTTCTTTCACGCTGCCTACGAAGCTCTTATCGTCAACGAACTTAGGAACCTCAGCCTCAAAGAACACAAGTATGGCATCGACATCGAAGTGCCCGCTGCCAGCATCATCAGCTCGTTTGGCTTCAATAGCCAGGCATTCTGGTTCCCCGATATCGTCACGCTCGCTGCGCTGTTTGGCGCGTTCACCTTGGCGAGTCTGGTTTGGCTCGTGCTGTTTGTTCGCGAGAGAAAGTAG
- a CDS encoding uncharacterized protein (related to ASE1 - mitotic spindle midzone localized MAP family member) has translation MDAVALTTLLSDSTQKLVQLHSQIGHPAEALQAALDALHQALKTAVDDQIGRVEREAHNLCAECSQIEADNADIKRALGDKSLVSSPSLQNAIGKRMVSAASTPSSTSEPSSPDSKPLLQRRAQLQIDQTRLKATYSAKEAQLDRLSAKLQTYVPLLGSFVKVPRDGSQDSVNTEAVPSVTFRDVSQPRIALFEAEIIRCSKEVNARAERLQTSLLEIVQLWSELNFEPAQPVAPCDEHVFQPDQAGDQADCGGGTLEFDRAILSHLQLEPMHDQETRTFIGEFISTEQPQRRDAASSRSDSRAIDDLLEQTPTRASLGGQPVRDSGDLALQLSSASKTASEPLPPSHLLEPTEANLARAATKLQWLEAEKQRREMLIQELYDELSELWAKFDVPEEEMDAFVMDHRGSTMDVIQAYQAELDKMKQLKAQHMSLFITKTRERIATLWDSLFLTDHERQASFPPFFIDVSADADPNLDEPLPTDDILASHEQMIDLLTEQVRVKAPVLKVIGRYKELLDEARQLDESASDGSRLLGRSNRGDPGRLLREEKMRKRVKVQKPKIEAELLKVIPAWEEEHGEPFTINGVRYLDELLEQVEGSKENANRKRTRTTSGAQTPAPPVSAPASARRGPLAPSTTSNRGVTATPMRSMTPHQGTIKKPRIAAAPATVAAPSTRTPSVRQAAAPASISRIASARAPMSAAPKAQYGGGAGSISRPASSMAGAYRTVSTASYAAGTSSPSRIPGPSPHLVSRPFGAPPSVPGYASVYGARSVTTTASAGLAARTVKAQRESFRPRPSIVAKVPRNATVVGGVASTKDAAAGISPGRASKWGEMGPPRWPVAGQPSHAHRDVSCVSASSSNHTDITTLIHPGIPQMTRTAEPVRRARRAPSMSLEACLANLAAASSQGKSRLGDAARDLGISSIRSVSSSDDIVNQAGEVADHGHDKTARVRGWKDGLRIAGAGLDDEVDLDADAAPTLARSGSSNWELVGEAEPEPTYFADQHAALAA, from the coding sequence ATGGACGCGGTGGCTTTGACGACATTGCTCTCCGACTCGACACAAAAGCTGGTCCAGTTGCACTCACAGATCGGTCATCCAGCCGAAGCGCTCCAAGCGGCGCTCGATGCCCTTCATCAAGCGCTCAAAACAGCAGTCGACGATCAGATCGGAAGGGTAGAGCGAGAGGCACACAATCTCTGTGCGGAATGCTCTCAAATCGAAGCTGACAATGCAGACATCAAGAGAGCGCTCGGAGACAAgtcgctcgtctcgagtCCATCCTTGCAAAATGCAATTGGGAAAAGAATGgtctcggctgcatcgacgcctTCCTCCACCTCAGAGCCATCTTCCCCCGACTCGAAGCCTCTGTTACAACGCAGAGCACAACTACAGATCGACCAGACGCGTCTGAAAGCAACTTACTCCGCCAAAGAAGCTCAGCTTGATCGACTCTCTGCAAAGCTCCAGACCTACGTTCCGCTCCTCGGTTCCTTTGTCAAAGTACCCCGAGACGGCTCGCAAGATTCAGTAAACACTGAAGCTGTTCCGTCAGTCACGTTCCGTGACGTCTCTCAACCACGCATCGCGCTTTTCGAAGCTGAAATCATCCGATGTTCCAAAGAAGTTAACGCCAGAGCAGAACGACTCCAAacaagcttgctcgagaTTGTACAGCTTTGGTCCGAACTCAACTTTGAGCCTGCACAGCCAGTAGCCCCTTGCGATGAGCACGTCTTCCAACCCGACCAGGCCGGTGACCAAGCGGATTGTGGTGGAGGTACGCTCGAATTTGATCGCGCTATCCTCTCTCATTTGCAGCTCGAACCCATGCACGATCAAGAGACACGCACTTTCATCGGCGAATTCATCAGCACAGAGCAGCCCCAACGTCGAGACGCAGCTTCATCTCGCAGCGACAGCCGAGCCATTgacgatctgctcgagcaaacACCCACTCGCGCATCCCTCGGAGGTCAGCCAGTTAGGGACAGCGGTGACCTCGCATTGCAGCTCTcatcagcaagcaagacCGCTTCAGAACCCCTTCCTCCTTCGCACCTCCTAGAACCCACCGAAGCCAATCTGGCGCGAGCAGCGACCAAATTGCAATGGCTCGAGGCAGAGAAGCAGCGTCGCGAGATGCTCATCCAAGAACTCTATGATGAGCTCAGCGAGCTCTGGGCCAAATTTGATGTGCCagaggaagagatggaTGCTTTCGTCATGGACCACAGAGGCAGCACCATGGATGTCATTCAAGCCTATCAGGCCGAACTCGACAAAAtgaagcagctcaaagcGCAGCACATGTCGCTCTTCATTACCAAGACAAGGGAACGCATCGCCACGCTCTGGGACTCGCTCTTCCTCACCGATCACGAGCGCCAAGCCTCGTTCCCCCCATTCTTCATCGACGTTTCTGCAGATGCCGACCCCAACCTCGACGAGCCGCTTCCTACAGATGACATCCTGGCTTCGCACGAGCAGATGATCGACCTGCTTACCGAACAGGTTCGTGTCAAGGCGCCCGTTCTCAAAGTCATCGGCCGATACAAAGAGCTCCTTGATGAGGCAAgacagctcgacgagtCAGCTTCCGATGGTTCGCGTCTCCTCGGTCGATCCAACCGCGGCGATCCGGGTCGTCTTTTGCGCGAAGAAAAGATGCGCAAGCGCGTCAAGGTCCAGAAGCccaagatcgaggcagAGCTACTCAAGGTCATCCCAGCATGGGAGGAGGAGCACGGCGAACCCTTTACCATCAACGGTGTCCGCTACCTTGACGAGCTCTTGGAACAGGTGGAGGGGTCCAAGGAGAACGCAAATCGAAAGAGAACAAGAACAACTTCTGGCGCACAGACCCCAGCGCCACCTGTCAGCGCACCAGCAAGTGCGAGGCGCGGTCCGCTGGCACCCTCAACAACATCAAATCGAGGCGTAACAGCAACGCCGATGCGATCAATGACTCCTCATCAAGGTACCATTAAAAAGCCACggatcgcagcagcaccagccaCTGTTGCAGCACCCTCCACAAGAACGCCATCGGTGAGGCAAGCCGCTGCACCAGCGTCCATATCGAGAATTGCCTCGGCTCGTGCCCCGATGTCCGCAGCACCCAAAGCGCAGTACGGCGGAGGCGCGGGCAGCATCTCACGACCTGCATCATCAATGGCGGGTGCCTACAGAACAGTGAGCACCGCCTCGTATGCTGccggcaccagcagccCATCCCGCATCCCCGGTCCATCTCCTCATCTTGTGTCCAGACCATTTGGCGCACCTCCCTCTGTGCCAGGATACGCCTCGGTCTATGGAGCGCGCAGCGTCACAACCACCGCTTCGGCCGGTCTAGCCGCTAGGACGGTCAAGGCGCAGCGAGAGAGCTTTCGACCTCGTCCTTCGATCGTAGCCAAAGTTCCACGCAACGCCACCGTCGTTGGGGGTGTCGCTTCTACCAAAGACGCGGCTGCAGGCATTTCGCCAGGCCGAGCGAGCAAGTGGGGCGAGATGGGTCCTCCGCGTTGGCCAGTGGCAGGACAGCCTTCACATGCTCACCGTGACGTCTCTTGCGtctcggcgagcagctcgaaccaTACTGACATTACAACGCTCATCCATCCGGGAATCCCGCAAATGACGAGAACTGCAGAGCCGGTAAGAAGGGCAAGACGTGCACCGTCCATGTCGCTCGAGGCGTGCCTCGCCaacttggcagcagcttcttcaCAGGGCAAGTCTCGGCTTGGCGATGCGGCACGGGATTTGGgcatctcgtcgattcGCAGCGTTTCTTCCTCGGACGATATCGTCAACCAGGCGGGCGAAGTTGCGGACCACGGCCACGACAAAACCGCGCGCGTCAGAGGGTGGAAGGACGGCCTACGCATCGCAGGCGCTGGACTGGACGACGaagtcgatcttgacgccgatgctgctccCACGTTGGCTCGTtcaggcagcagcaactgGGAGCTCGTAGGTGAAGCTGAGCCTGAGCCGACCTACTTTGCTGATCAGCATGCTGCTTTGGCAGCGTGA